In Methylobacterium aquaticum, a single genomic region encodes these proteins:
- a CDS encoding heavy metal translocating P-type ATPase, with protein MNLAATTDAPSSLTSRAQVLRYRVRGMDCPTCAGKIETAVSRLPGVADVRVNYGSQFLDLALDEAATPRSELEGRIERLGYGVAPLPTAADLAKAQAEGGALPAETSEDAEPPLWRSRKALLAILIGALFVAGFVVDRVAPGLTGEYAYWPGALVGLAYYGRRAVSAAFAGTPFSIEMLMSVATAGALAIHAAEEAAIVVLLFTVGEMLEVVAAGRARAGIKALAALVPKTARLVEADGSIREVSAASLAIGQVVVVRPGDRVPADGVITDGSSSLDESPITGESVPKPKEVGDPVYAGSVNADGALQVRVARTAVDNTVARILHLVEEAQASKSPTARFIDRFSAIYTPIAFAFAAAVALLPPLLLGADWGTWVYRGLALLLIACPCALVLSTPAAIASGLAAGARRGLLVKGGAALEIIGRVRTVAFDKTGTLTAGRPRVTDILALAPDASDRSVLGLAAAVENGSSHPIARAILDRATEDGVPLRPTRDARAIPGKAMQATVMGQTVLVASPRHAAESVRLGSATERVVADLEASGKTVVIVIRGTEAVGTIAVRDEPRADAAAGIAALRKLGVRGVMLTGDNRRTGEAVASELGLNVKAELLPQDKLAEIAALKAMGPVAMVGDGINDAPALASANVGIAMGGGTDAALETADAAVLNDRVGDVAALIALSRATLGNIRQNVAIALGLKAVFLVTTIAGITGLWPAILADTGATVLVTANALRLLRA; from the coding sequence ATGAACCTAGCCGCCACTACGGACGCGCCATCTTCTCTCACGAGCCGTGCCCAGGTCCTGCGCTACAGGGTCAGGGGGATGGACTGCCCGACCTGCGCTGGGAAGATCGAAACCGCCGTTTCGCGGCTGCCGGGGGTCGCGGACGTGCGCGTGAACTACGGCAGCCAGTTCCTCGACTTGGCGCTCGACGAGGCCGCGACCCCGAGGTCGGAGCTTGAGGGGCGCATCGAGCGTCTGGGCTACGGCGTCGCTCCGCTGCCGACGGCCGCGGACTTGGCTAAGGCCCAGGCTGAGGGCGGGGCCCTGCCGGCCGAGACCTCGGAGGATGCTGAGCCGCCGCTCTGGCGAAGCCGCAAAGCGCTGCTGGCCATCCTCATCGGCGCCTTGTTCGTTGCCGGCTTCGTCGTCGACCGGGTCGCGCCGGGCCTGACGGGCGAGTACGCTTATTGGCCTGGCGCCCTCGTGGGGCTCGCCTATTATGGCCGCCGCGCGGTCTCGGCGGCGTTCGCCGGCACGCCCTTCTCCATCGAAATGCTGATGTCGGTGGCGACCGCCGGGGCGCTCGCCATCCACGCGGCCGAGGAGGCCGCCATCGTCGTGCTGCTCTTCACGGTCGGCGAGATGCTGGAGGTTGTTGCTGCGGGGCGCGCACGCGCGGGCATCAAGGCGCTCGCAGCCCTGGTGCCGAAGACCGCCCGCCTCGTCGAGGCCGACGGCAGCATCCGGGAGGTATCCGCCGCGTCTCTGGCCATTGGACAGGTCGTCGTGGTGAGGCCGGGCGACCGCGTGCCCGCTGACGGGGTGATCACGGATGGCTCGTCGAGCCTCGACGAGTCCCCCATCACCGGCGAGTCGGTCCCGAAGCCCAAGGAGGTCGGCGACCCGGTCTACGCGGGCAGCGTCAACGCCGACGGTGCGCTCCAAGTCCGGGTCGCTAGGACGGCGGTCGACAACACGGTCGCCCGCATCCTGCACCTCGTCGAGGAGGCGCAGGCCTCGAAGTCGCCTACGGCGCGTTTCATCGACAGGTTCAGCGCGATCTACACGCCCATTGCCTTCGCGTTCGCGGCTGCAGTCGCACTCTTGCCGCCGCTCCTGCTCGGCGCGGATTGGGGCACCTGGGTCTACCGGGGGCTCGCGCTTCTCCTCATCGCCTGCCCCTGCGCCCTGGTGCTCTCGACACCGGCCGCCATCGCGTCCGGGCTGGCCGCCGGGGCCCGGCGCGGGCTTCTCGTGAAGGGCGGTGCGGCGCTCGAGATCATCGGGCGGGTGCGCACGGTGGCGTTCGACAAGACGGGAACCCTGACGGCCGGACGGCCCCGGGTCACCGACATCCTGGCCCTCGCGCCGGATGCGTCCGACCGGTCGGTCCTGGGGTTAGCCGCAGCGGTCGAGAACGGATCGAGCCACCCTATTGCTCGGGCCATCCTCGACCGGGCAACTGAGGACGGGGTGCCGCTGCGGCCGACGCGCGATGCCCGCGCCATTCCCGGCAAGGCGATGCAGGCCACCGTCATGGGCCAGACGGTGCTCGTGGCCTCTCCGCGCCATGCCGCGGAGAGCGTCCGTCTCGGTTCGGCGACCGAACGTGTGGTCGCGGACCTAGAGGCCAGCGGCAAGACGGTGGTCATTGTCATCCGGGGCACCGAGGCGGTAGGCACCATCGCGGTCAGGGACGAACCCCGTGCCGACGCGGCTGCTGGGATCGCGGCCCTGCGGAAGCTGGGCGTGCGGGGCGTGATGCTGACCGGCGACAACCGCCGTACGGGCGAGGCGGTCGCGTCAGAGCTTGGCCTCAATGTGAAGGCCGAGCTCCTTCCCCAGGACAAACTGGCCGAGATCGCGGCTTTGAAGGCGATGGGTCCGGTCGCCATGGTCGGCGACGGCATCAACGATGCGCCTGCCCTAGCCTCCGCTAACGTAGGCATCGCGATGGGCGGCGGCACGGACGCAGCCCTGGAGACGGCGGATGCAGCGGTTTTGAACGACCGGGTGGGCGACGTGGCCGCGCTGATCGCGCTGTCCCGGGCAACCCTGGGCAACATTCGTCAGAACGTCGCCATCGCGCTCGGCCTGAAGGCGGTCTTCCTTGTGACGACCATCGCCGGCATCACCGGCCTGTGGCCCGCCATCCTCGCCGACACTGGGGCGACTGTCTTGGTGACGGCGAACGCGCTCCGTCTCCTGAGGGCTTGA
- the lspA gene encoding signal peptidase II, with protein sequence MATVAAVLATAAAVDLAAKAMAEAWLAEGTVRGLIPFIDLTLSFNRGISFSLFPAHDPSSLALLLGIQGTLTCLVTAWALAATGSLERLGLAAIAGGAAGNFVDRLRDGAVTDYLDLHTSGFRWFTFNLADAWISIGVVMLLLEGLPLSGRRPGPGEPVP encoded by the coding sequence ATGGCGACGGTGGCGGCTGTCCTGGCAACCGCCGCGGCCGTCGACCTCGCCGCGAAGGCGATGGCCGAGGCATGGTTGGCCGAGGGTACCGTACGGGGCTTGATACCCTTCATCGACCTGACCCTGTCGTTCAACCGGGGCATCAGCTTCAGCCTGTTCCCGGCGCACGATCCGTCCTCGCTCGCGCTCCTCCTCGGCATCCAGGGCACGCTGACGTGTTTGGTGACTGCGTGGGCCCTGGCCGCGACGGGTTCGCTCGAACGTCTCGGGCTCGCGGCGATAGCGGGCGGGGCCGCGGGGAACTTCGTCGACCGGCTCAGGGACGGGGCCGTCACCGACTACCTCGACCTGCACACGAGCGGCTTCCGCTGGTTCACCTTCAACCTGGCCGACGCCTGGATTTCCATCGGCGTCGTCATGCTGCTCCTCGAAGGCCTGCCCCTGTCGGGGAGGCGTCCCGGTCCCGGGGAGCCGGTCCCGTGA
- a CDS encoding threonyl-trna synthetase, whose amino-acid sequence MIAVAARLHIAGADAAEAPVAEAPFGFAWGPTTKVPRPSNIEREANLTALFYPRGWDPATGPATSEVILVVCRDEGLQQVVWVGLPMAGATLERTRQAIHAEGVRRYGESGSGATSDSEVWPGGRALLASREVAGGHRELVMTSFGPDYAACSKTHRTETGHPAGTHMADLIGTDSP is encoded by the coding sequence ATGATCGCAGTTGCCGCACGCCTGCACATTGCAGGCGCCGATGCGGCTGAAGCACCTGTGGCCGAGGCACCGTTCGGCTTCGCTTGGGGGCCAACCACCAAGGTGCCGCGCCCAAGCAACATCGAACGCGAGGCGAACCTGACTGCGCTGTTCTACCCCCGCGGTTGGGATCCAGCCACCGGACCTGCAACGTCCGAGGTGATCTTGGTGGTCTGCCGGGACGAAGGTCTTCAGCAGGTAGTCTGGGTCGGGCTGCCGATGGCCGGCGCAACCCTTGAGAGGACACGTCAGGCCATTCATGCCGAAGGTGTTCGTCGATATGGGGAGTCCGGCTCGGGGGCGACTTCCGACTCGGAGGTCTGGCCTGGCGGCCGCGCGCTTCTGGCAAGCCGAGAGGTTGCGGGCGGTCACCGCGAACTCGTCATGACATCCTTCGGTCCTGATTACGCGGCCTGCTCCAAGACCCATCGTACCGAGACCGGGCACCCCGCCGGTACGCACATGGCTGATTTAATCGGCACCGACAGTCCCTGA
- a CDS encoding MerR family transcriptional regulator, protein MTIGSLAEATGTRVETVRWYEKVGLLPAPARSRGNYRLYGPEHLRRLSFIRRGRALGFTVDQIRDLLALADDRERSCAEVDTIARAHLADVERKLADLTRLALELREVIGQCGCGSVADCRIIESLSPLGGTA, encoded by the coding sequence ATGACCATCGGCAGCCTCGCGGAGGCGACGGGAACGCGCGTGGAGACGGTGCGGTGGTACGAGAAGGTCGGGCTTCTTCCCGCGCCCGCGCGGTCGCGCGGGAACTACCGGCTCTACGGTCCCGAGCACCTGCGTCGGTTGAGCTTCATCCGCCGCGGTCGTGCCCTGGGCTTCACAGTGGACCAGATCCGGGATCTCCTTGCATTGGCCGACGACCGGGAGCGCTCCTGCGCCGAGGTCGACACCATCGCCCGCGCCCATCTCGCGGACGTAGAGCGCAAGCTGGCCGACCTGACCAGGCTCGCCTTGGAACTGCGGGAGGTCATCGGGCAGTGTGGCTGCGGGTCGGTCGCCGATTGCCGCATCATCGAGTCCCTCTCCCCTTTGGGCGGGACTGCGTAG
- a CDS encoding DUF4082 domain-containing protein — MPEAASINSLAGAESVILAAALPAAGAAPVGSSAPNPNVVSPSNAGGYPSILETIASGAAVQTNAVACCGTCGYVNCPLRPLELEAGSILSSNGQLPGSGSGAPAGITTQIPGGAETGVLANGRVLIPSLSGPIRTAVAPVRTPGLTANSLSFSATATTTNKIILENQKIGNPVSEWGIDGAGSSNIEGFATDISVNVGKTTTFKINTDSTNYRIDIYRLGYYGGLGARKIDTIQHTGLQTQPTPLRDAATGMVDAGNWSVSASWTVPTDAVSGVYIAKLTRQDGTAGENEIPFIVRDDSSTSDIIFQTADTTWQAYNPWGGANLYGGNGPATGQGQGRAYAVSYNRPITTRGGGLAAGPQDYIYGAEFPAIMWLEQNGYDVSYMSGIDADRNGGLIKNHKMYLNVGHDEYWSGAQRDNVEAARDAGVNLAFWSGNEVYWRTRYSNSISSDATPYRTLVSYKETWGANQNLDPTNQWTGTWRDPRGPAGTVGNNDPENALMGTMFKVDSYVLDTITVPYDDANQRFWRNTSVAGLQPGQTASLNKNYLGYEWDEAPDDASAPAGLVRLSSTTLDQTTYLQDYGNTTGKGTATHSLTLYRAPSGALVFGAGTVYWSWGLSANHDNEATPTDPRIQQAMVNLLADMGVQPGTLDSDLTPATASTDRTAPTSTVTTPTTGSSVTAFTPVTITGTASDAGGGVVAGVEVSTDNGTTWRTATGDESWSYTFAPQVAGTYQIRTRATDDSVNLETPLAGRSLTVTASPALTLFPGSARPTVTNTVDSTAVELGVKFQSSTAGTVSGIRFYKSNQDRGVHVGTLWSSTGQKLATVTFTNETTDGWQTATFSNPVPITEGTTYTASYYSTLGHYSSDVNYFTGNVTSGPLTANNGVFVYSTQSQFPTQSFNNTNFWVDVLFNAGGTTTNQAPTAVNDSGLSVTKDTATTIATSALIANDTDPNGDPLTVTSVSGATNGTVSLNSQAGTITFTPTTGYTGPASFAYTISDGRGGTASANVALTVSAPGTTPVSLFPSSATPAVANESDTGSVELGVKFQASSSGTVSAIKFYKGSQNTGTHTGALWSSTGQALATATFTNETASGWQTATFSNPVALTAGATYTASYHTDTGRYSSTANGFANAVTNGPLTAPSFGNGVYAYGSSSLFPTNTYQNTNYWVDVVFNPSGTAANQAPTAVDDTGPAVTKDTAVTFAASTLLANDTDPNGDTLTVTRVSGATNGTVALNTTNSTITFTPTTGYTGQAGFTYAISDGRGGTSSASVALTVSAPGTAPVSLFSSSATPAATNTNDTSPVELGVQFQASSAGSVSAVKFYKGTQDTGTHTGTLWSSSGQKLATATFTNESASGWQTATFSNPVTLTPGATYTASYHTNAGRYSTTANGFASAVTNGPLTAPSTGNGVYAYGSSSLFPTNTYQNTNYWVDVVFNPNSNATNQAPTAVNDTGPAVTKNTAVTFSTSTLLANDTDPNGDPLSVTSVSGATNGTVSLNTTNSTITFTPTTNYTGAAGFTYAISDGRGGTSSASVALTVLAPSTGAVSLFSSSATPAATNTNDLNPVELGVQFQASSAGSVSAVKFYKGTQDTGTHTGTLWSSSGQKLATATFTNESASGWQTATFSNPVALTPGATYTASYHTNVGRYSQTADGFASAVTNGPLTAPSAGNGVYAYGSSSLFPTNTFNKTNYWVDVVFNPSAAA, encoded by the coding sequence ATGCCGGAGGCAGCTTCGATCAACTCGCTGGCGGGAGCGGAGAGCGTCATACTGGCAGCCGCCCTGCCCGCTGCCGGCGCGGCCCCGGTTGGATCGAGCGCGCCCAACCCCAACGTCGTATCGCCGTCCAACGCCGGAGGCTATCCGAGCATTCTCGAGACAATCGCCTCGGGTGCCGCGGTCCAGACCAACGCCGTGGCCTGCTGTGGGACCTGCGGCTACGTCAATTGCCCGCTGCGGCCTCTAGAATTGGAGGCTGGTAGCATCCTGTCGTCGAACGGCCAACTACCCGGAAGCGGCAGTGGGGCGCCCGCCGGCATCACCACGCAGATCCCTGGTGGCGCCGAGACCGGTGTTCTTGCCAACGGTCGGGTCCTCATCCCATCCCTGAGCGGCCCCATCAGGACCGCAGTCGCGCCAGTGCGCACGCCCGGACTGACCGCCAATTCCCTGTCATTTAGTGCCACCGCTACGACAACCAACAAGATCATCCTCGAGAACCAGAAAATCGGCAATCCGGTTAGCGAGTGGGGCATTGATGGCGCGGGTAGTTCGAACATCGAAGGTTTCGCCACGGACATCAGCGTGAACGTCGGCAAGACGACCACTTTCAAGATCAACACCGACTCGACGAATTATCGGATCGACATCTACCGGCTCGGCTATTACGGCGGCCTTGGCGCGCGCAAGATCGACACGATCCAGCATACTGGGCTGCAGACACAGCCGACCCCGTTGCGCGACGCGGCGACCGGGATGGTCGACGCCGGCAACTGGTCGGTCTCAGCGTCATGGACCGTGCCGACGGACGCTGTCTCGGGCGTCTACATCGCCAAGCTGACGCGCCAGGACGGCACAGCGGGCGAGAACGAGATCCCGTTCATCGTCCGTGATGACAGTAGCACAAGCGACATCATCTTTCAGACGGCCGACACGACTTGGCAGGCCTACAACCCTTGGGGTGGGGCCAATCTCTACGGCGGCAACGGCCCGGCCACCGGCCAGGGCCAGGGGCGCGCCTACGCGGTGAGCTACAACCGGCCGATCACCACCCGTGGCGGCGGCCTCGCAGCGGGGCCCCAGGACTACATCTACGGCGCCGAGTTCCCGGCAATCATGTGGCTAGAGCAGAACGGCTATGACGTCTCGTACATGTCGGGCATCGACGCCGACCGTAACGGTGGTCTGATCAAGAACCACAAGATGTATCTCAATGTCGGTCACGACGAGTATTGGTCAGGAGCGCAGCGCGACAACGTCGAGGCGGCACGGGACGCCGGCGTCAACCTGGCGTTCTGGAGCGGCAACGAGGTCTACTGGCGCACGCGGTATTCAAACAGCATCAGCAGCGACGCCACGCCGTACCGCACATTGGTCTCGTACAAGGAGACCTGGGGCGCCAACCAGAACCTCGATCCGACCAATCAGTGGACCGGCACCTGGCGCGATCCCCGTGGACCCGCCGGGACGGTCGGCAACAACGATCCCGAGAATGCCCTGATGGGCACGATGTTCAAAGTCGACTCGTACGTGCTCGACACCATCACGGTGCCGTACGACGACGCCAACCAGCGCTTCTGGCGCAATACCAGCGTCGCCGGCCTGCAGCCGGGCCAGACCGCCTCGCTCAACAAGAACTATCTCGGCTACGAGTGGGACGAGGCGCCCGATGACGCCTCGGCTCCTGCCGGGCTGGTGCGCCTGTCCTCGACCACCCTCGACCAGACGACCTATCTCCAGGATTACGGCAACACCACCGGCAAGGGCACGGCGACCCACAGCCTGACGCTCTACCGCGCCCCGAGCGGCGCCCTCGTCTTCGGCGCCGGCACCGTCTATTGGTCCTGGGGTCTGTCGGCCAACCACGACAACGAGGCGACGCCGACCGATCCCCGGATCCAGCAGGCGATGGTCAACCTGCTCGCCGATATGGGCGTGCAGCCGGGCACCCTCGACTCGGACCTGACTCCCGCCACCGCCTCGACCGACCGCACCGCGCCGACCTCGACCGTCACGACGCCGACCACGGGGTCGAGCGTAACGGCCTTCACCCCGGTCACGATCACCGGCACCGCCAGTGATGCCGGTGGCGGCGTGGTCGCGGGCGTCGAGGTCTCGACCGACAACGGCACCACCTGGCGCACCGCCACCGGTGACGAGAGCTGGAGCTACACGTTCGCGCCGCAGGTCGCCGGGACCTACCAGATCCGCACCCGGGCGACCGACGACAGCGTCAACCTGGAGACGCCGTTGGCCGGGCGCAGCCTGACGGTGACGGCTTCCCCCGCCCTTACCCTCTTCCCAGGCTCGGCCAGGCCTACGGTCACCAACACCGTCGACAGCACGGCAGTCGAGCTCGGCGTGAAGTTCCAGAGTTCCACCGCCGGCACGGTCAGCGGTATCCGCTTCTACAAGAGCAATCAGGATCGCGGGGTCCATGTTGGCACGCTGTGGTCGAGCACCGGCCAGAAGCTCGCCACCGTGACCTTCACCAACGAGACCACGGACGGCTGGCAGACCGCGACCTTCTCGAACCCGGTCCCGATCACCGAGGGCACGACCTACACCGCCTCGTACTACTCGACGCTCGGGCACTATTCGAGCGACGTGAACTACTTCACCGGCAACGTCACCAGCGGCCCGCTCACTGCCAACAACGGTGTCTTCGTCTACAGCACCCAGAGCCAGTTCCCGACTCAGAGCTTCAACAACACCAATTTCTGGGTCGACGTGCTATTCAATGCCGGCGGCACCACGACGAACCAGGCCCCGACCGCCGTCAACGACAGCGGCCTATCGGTGACGAAAGACACCGCCACGACCATCGCGACCTCTGCCCTCATTGCCAACGACACCGACCCGAACGGCGATCCGCTGACGGTGACGAGCGTGAGCGGCGCCACCAACGGCACTGTCTCGCTCAACAGCCAGGCCGGCACGATCACCTTCACGCCGACCACCGGCTACACGGGACCCGCCAGCTTCGCCTACACGATCTCGGACGGGCGCGGCGGCACGGCCTCGGCCAACGTGGCGCTGACGGTGTCTGCGCCGGGTACTACGCCTGTCAGCCTGTTCCCGTCCTCGGCGACGCCGGCAGTCGCCAACGAGAGTGACACTGGTTCGGTCGAGCTCGGGGTGAAGTTCCAGGCCTCCAGCTCCGGCACGGTCAGCGCGATCAAATTCTACAAGGGCAGCCAGAACACCGGCACCCATACTGGCGCGCTGTGGTCGAGCACCGGCCAGGCACTGGCCACCGCCACCTTCACCAACGAGACCGCGAGCGGCTGGCAGACCGCCACCTTCTCCAACCCGGTCGCACTGACGGCGGGTGCGACCTACACCGCCTCCTACCACACCGATACCGGCCGCTACTCGAGCACCGCCAACGGCTTCGCCAACGCGGTGACGAACGGGCCGCTGACCGCGCCGTCCTTTGGCAACGGCGTCTACGCCTACGGCAGCTCCAGCCTGTTCCCGACCAACACCTACCAGAACACCAATTACTGGGTCGACGTCGTCTTCAACCCGAGCGGCACCGCCGCCAACCAGGCGCCGACCGCCGTCGACGACACCGGCCCCGCGGTGACGAAAGACACCGCCGTCACCTTCGCGGCCTCGACGCTTCTTGCCAACGACACTGACCCGAACGGCGACACCCTGACGGTGACGAGAGTGAGCGGGGCGACCAACGGCACCGTGGCGCTCAACACCACCAATTCCACGATCACCTTCACGCCGACCACCGGCTACACGGGCCAGGCCGGCTTCACCTACGCGATCTCGGACGGGCGCGGCGGCACATCGTCGGCGAGCGTGGCGCTGACCGTCTCAGCACCCGGCACCGCCCCGGTGAGCCTGTTCTCGTCCTCGGCGACGCCGGCGGCGACCAACACCAACGACACCAGCCCGGTCGAGCTCGGCGTGCAGTTCCAGGCCTCCTCGGCCGGCTCGGTCAGCGCGGTCAAGTTCTACAAGGGCACGCAGGATACCGGCACCCATACCGGCACCCTGTGGTCGAGCTCCGGCCAGAAGCTCGCGACGGCCACCTTCACCAACGAGTCTGCCAGCGGCTGGCAGACCGCCACCTTCTCGAACCCGGTGACGCTGACGCCCGGCGCGACCTACACCGCCTCTTACCACACCAATGCCGGCCGCTACTCGACCACCGCCAACGGCTTCGCGAGCGCGGTGACGAACGGGCCGCTCACCGCACCGTCCACCGGCAACGGCGTCTACGCCTACGGCAGCTCCAGCCTGTTCCCGACCAACACCTACCAGAACACCAATTACTGGGTCGACGTCGTCTTCAACCCGAACAGCAACGCCACCAACCAGGCACCGACCGCAGTCAACGACACCGGCCCGGCGGTGACGAAGAACACCGCCGTCACCTTCTCGACCTCGACCCTGCTCGCCAACGACACCGACCCGAACGGCGATCCGCTGAGCGTGACGAGCGTCAGTGGCGCCACCAACGGCACCGTCTCCCTCAACACCACCAACTCCACCATCACCTTCACGCCAACCACCAATTACACGGGTGCCGCCGGCTTCACCTACGCGATCTCGGACGGGCGCGGCGGCACCTCGTCGGCGAGCGTGGCCCTGACAGTGCTCGCCCCCAGCACCGGCGCGGTCAGCCTGTTCTCCTCGTCGGCGACGCCGGCGGCGACCAACACCAACGACCTCAACCCGGTCGAGCTCGGCGTGCAGTTCCAGGCCTCCTCGGCCGGCTCGGTCAGCGCGGTCAAGTTCTACAAGGGCACGCAGGATACCGGCACCCATACCGGCACCCTGTGGTCGAGCTCCGGCCAGAAGCTCGCGACGGCCACCTTCACCAACGAGTCTGCCAGCGGCTGGCAGACCGCCACCTTCTCGAACCCGGTCGCGCTCACGCCCGGCGCCACCTACACGGCGTCCTATCACACCAATGTCGGGCGCTATTCGCAGACCGCCGACGGCTTCGCCAGCGCTGTGACGAACGGGCCGCTGACAGCGCCGTCGGCCGGCAACGGCGTCTACGCGTATGGCAGCTCGAGCCTGTTCCCGACCAACACCTTCAACAAGACGAACTACTGGGTGGACGTCGTCTTCAACCCCTCGGCGGCGGCGTAA
- a CDS encoding L,D-transpeptidase family protein encodes MLKTTLGLAFLLALSACQDGQYAASTRHLAPIPPATMALMSAAGVSPDDPILMRAFKKESEIELWKRGTDGKYALLKTYPMCRWSGQLGPKTREGDRQAPEGFYSVTPASMNPNSSLYLSFNLGYPNEYDRSLGRTGAHLMVHGSCSSRGCFAMTDEAISELYAVVREAFAGGQRAVQFQSYPFRMTPENLARHRQDPNIAFWRNLKEGSDRFEITRAEPGVSVAGGRYMFDAGGDDPVAGAVARKQADDDRKTAALVAAGTPAVRLVYEDGSQHRAFREPMMATGAGLGEVSRPEALAADPREIAMPAAGLVVSADRRESARVGATPKVGTPPRPAVAEAERRRLLKVFATASEGRD; translated from the coding sequence ATGCTGAAGACGACGCTCGGTCTGGCCTTCCTCCTGGCACTGTCCGCCTGCCAGGACGGCCAGTACGCGGCCTCGACCCGCCACTTGGCGCCGATCCCACCCGCGACCATGGCCCTGATGTCGGCAGCGGGTGTCTCGCCAGACGACCCGATCCTGATGCGGGCCTTCAAGAAGGAGTCTGAGATCGAGCTCTGGAAGCGCGGCACCGACGGCAAGTACGCCCTTCTGAAGACCTATCCGATGTGCCGCTGGTCGGGCCAGCTCGGGCCCAAGACCCGGGAGGGCGACCGACAGGCTCCGGAGGGCTTCTACTCGGTGACGCCAGCGTCCATGAACCCAAATTCGAGTCTCTACCTTTCGTTCAACCTCGGGTACCCGAACGAGTATGACCGCTCCCTGGGACGCACGGGCGCGCACCTGATGGTGCACGGCTCCTGCTCGTCGCGTGGCTGCTTCGCGATGACGGACGAGGCGATCTCGGAACTCTATGCCGTGGTACGCGAGGCGTTCGCGGGCGGGCAGCGCGCCGTGCAGTTCCAGTCCTACCCGTTCCGCATGACCCCGGAGAACCTGGCCCGGCACCGGCAGGACCCGAACATCGCGTTCTGGAGAAACCTCAAGGAGGGGTCCGACCGGTTCGAGATTACGAGGGCCGAGCCGGGCGTCAGTGTCGCGGGCGGGCGATACATGTTCGACGCCGGGGGTGACGACCCCGTAGCGGGCGCGGTGGCACGGAAGCAGGCTGACGACGACAGGAAGACCGCCGCCCTGGTGGCTGCAGGGACGCCGGCCGTTCGGCTAGTGTACGAGGACGGCAGCCAACATCGGGCGTTCCGCGAGCCCATGATGGCGACGGGAGCCGGGCTTGGCGAGGTGAGCCGTCCCGAGGCCCTGGCAGCGGACCCGCGCGAGATCGCGATGCCGGCTGCCGGTCTGGTCGTCTCCGCGGACAGGCGGGAGTCTGCTCGTGTTGGAGCGACCCCGAAGGTGGGGACGCCGCCACGGCCTGCGGTCGCGGAGGCGGAGCGGAGGCGCCTTCTGAAGGTTTTCGCCACGGCCAGTGAGGGACGGGATTGA
- a CDS encoding cation diffusion facilitator family transporter — MGHGHAHGASIPSGSAAARNRARLSWALALTLSYMLAEVIGGLLTGSLALLADAAHMVTDAGGLALSLLAIHYASKAPTSGKSFGYLRFEILAALANAVVLLGVTAYILYEAYRRFVEPNEILGWPMMLVAFVGLGVNLASMKLLAGGSSESLNVKGAYFEVFSDMLGSIGVIVAALVVMGTGWRWVDPVVGAVIGLFIVPRTWRLLSEALHILLEGTPPGLDLAVLKTQIETMPNVIRAYDLHAWTLTSGFNAMTCHVVVNDVTSGPNLVRSIRSIMKVRYNIDHVTVQIEDEQLASEASVLPV, encoded by the coding sequence ATGGGACACGGACACGCGCACGGCGCCAGCATTCCATCGGGCTCGGCTGCAGCGAGGAACAGGGCGCGCCTCTCCTGGGCGCTGGCCCTGACCCTAAGCTACATGTTGGCTGAGGTCATTGGCGGCCTGCTCACCGGCAGTCTCGCGCTGCTGGCCGATGCCGCACACATGGTGACCGACGCCGGCGGTCTCGCCCTGTCGCTGCTTGCCATCCATTACGCGAGCAAGGCGCCGACGTCGGGCAAAAGCTTCGGCTACCTACGCTTCGAGATTTTAGCGGCGCTCGCCAATGCCGTGGTGCTGCTCGGGGTGACAGCCTACATCCTCTACGAGGCTTATCGTCGCTTCGTGGAGCCCAACGAGATCCTTGGCTGGCCGATGATGCTGGTGGCGTTCGTCGGCCTCGGCGTAAACCTCGCCAGCATGAAACTGCTGGCGGGTGGCTCATCCGAGAGCCTCAACGTGAAGGGGGCCTACTTCGAGGTCTTCTCTGACATGCTGGGCTCGATTGGTGTCATCGTCGCGGCGCTTGTGGTAATGGGGACTGGTTGGCGCTGGGTCGATCCGGTTGTCGGAGCGGTTATTGGCCTGTTCATCGTCCCACGGACATGGCGGCTTCTCAGCGAAGCGTTGCACATCCTTTTGGAGGGAACGCCCCCAGGCCTCGACCTTGCCGTCCTTAAGACCCAAATTGAGACAATGCCGAACGTGATCCGGGCCTATGACTTGCATGCTTGGACATTGACGTCAGGCTTCAATGCCATGACGTGTCACGTCGTCGTGAACGATGTAACATCCGGTCCTAATTTGGTTCGGTCAATTCGTTCTATTATGAAGGTGCGATATAACATTGATCACGTCACCGTTCAGATTGAAGATGAGCAACTTGCATCAGAAGCCTCAGTGTTGCCGGTCTAA